One Microbacterium marinum genomic window carries:
- the der gene encoding ribosome biogenesis GTPase Der, which produces MSAEDEYEAGPDQLEEKLANLDEQLADQRAAALRASLADYELDDEDADLLAGFTAGGEVVEMLPALPVVAIVGRPNVGKSALVNRILGRREAVVEDTPGVTRDRVSYKAEWMDRRFTLVDTGGWEPDARGIDRSVAAQAEVAIELCDVVLFVVDAMVGATATDEQVVRMLRKTDKPVFLIANKIDDARQEPEAAALWNLGLGEPHPVSAIHGRGVADLLDEVMKVLPEVSAVAKNELGGPRRVAILGRPNVGKSSLLNKAAGEERVVVNDLAGTTRDPVDEVVELGGKLWRLVDTAGIRRRVHLSQGADFYASLRTSAALEKAEVAVVVLDVTESISVQDLNIIDLVLESGRALVLAFNKWDRLNDVDMDNADRRRYLEREIEQDLAHVTWAPRVNLSARTGRHLDKLVPALETALESWDQRIPTGKFNAFLAELVAEHPHPLRGGKQPRILFGTQASTRPPTFVLFTTGFLDPGYRRFIQRRLREIFGFEGTPIVTNMRVREKRQR; this is translated from the coding sequence ATGAGCGCCGAAGACGAATACGAAGCCGGCCCCGATCAGCTCGAGGAGAAGCTCGCGAATCTCGATGAGCAGCTCGCCGATCAGCGGGCCGCGGCCCTGCGCGCCTCGCTCGCCGACTACGAGCTGGATGATGAGGACGCCGATCTGCTGGCCGGGTTCACCGCCGGCGGCGAGGTCGTCGAGATGCTCCCGGCGCTGCCCGTCGTGGCGATCGTCGGTCGACCGAACGTCGGCAAGTCCGCGCTCGTGAACCGCATCCTCGGCCGGCGCGAGGCCGTCGTGGAGGACACCCCCGGGGTCACCCGCGACCGGGTGAGCTACAAGGCCGAGTGGATGGATCGCCGCTTCACCCTCGTCGACACCGGCGGGTGGGAGCCCGACGCGCGCGGCATCGACCGTTCGGTGGCCGCTCAGGCTGAGGTCGCGATCGAGCTCTGCGACGTCGTCCTGTTCGTCGTGGACGCGATGGTGGGAGCCACCGCGACCGACGAGCAGGTCGTGCGGATGCTGCGCAAGACGGACAAGCCGGTCTTCCTCATTGCGAACAAGATCGACGACGCTCGCCAGGAGCCCGAGGCCGCAGCCCTCTGGAACCTCGGTCTCGGTGAGCCGCACCCGGTGTCCGCGATCCACGGGCGCGGGGTGGCCGATCTCCTCGACGAGGTCATGAAGGTCCTCCCTGAGGTGTCGGCCGTCGCGAAGAACGAACTCGGCGGGCCGCGCCGCGTCGCGATCCTGGGGCGTCCGAATGTCGGCAAGTCGTCGCTGCTCAACAAGGCGGCGGGTGAGGAGCGGGTCGTCGTGAACGATCTCGCCGGCACCACCCGTGACCCGGTCGACGAGGTCGTCGAGCTCGGCGGCAAACTGTGGCGTCTGGTCGACACCGCCGGCATCCGTCGTCGTGTCCACCTGTCGCAGGGCGCCGATTTCTACGCGTCGCTGCGTACGAGTGCCGCGCTCGAGAAGGCAGAGGTCGCTGTCGTCGTCCTCGATGTCACCGAGTCGATCAGTGTGCAGGACCTCAACATCATCGACCTCGTGCTCGAGTCCGGGCGCGCGCTCGTGCTGGCGTTCAACAAGTGGGACCGCCTCAACGACGTCGACATGGACAACGCCGATCGGCGCCGCTACCTGGAGCGGGAGATCGAGCAGGACCTCGCGCACGTGACGTGGGCACCGCGCGTGAACCTGTCTGCGCGCACCGGTCGTCACCTCGACAAGCTCGTGCCGGCCCTCGAGACCGCACTCGAGTCGTGGGATCAGCGCATCCCGACCGGCAAGTTCAATGCGTTCCTCGCCGAGCTCGTCGCCGAGCACCCGCATCCGCTGCGAGGCGGCAAGCAGCCGCGCATCCTGTTCGGCACGCAGGCGTCCACCCGGCCGCCGACATTCGTGCTGTTCACGACCGGATTCCTCGACCCGGGATACCGGCGCTTCATCCAGCGCCGCCTGCGCGAAATCTTCGGCTTCGAGGGCACGCCGATCGTGACGAACATGCGGGTGCGCGAGAAGCGCCAGCGCTGA
- the scpB gene encoding SMC-Scp complex subunit ScpB, producing the protein MTDDAALEPPQRSQDPADVAERVEAILLIVDEPQSLVALAAAVGSPVPAVRKAVETIVADYDGESGSRRRGFELREVGGGWRFYVREEHDELVAEFVNGQAPSRLSQAALETLAVIAYKQPVSRSQVASIRAVNVDSVVRTLLARGLITEAFTDPETGAINYRTTDALLGHLGINSLDELPPISPLLDDGSAGFEGEVLR; encoded by the coding sequence ATGACCGATGACGCCGCACTCGAACCGCCGCAGCGCTCACAGGACCCCGCCGACGTCGCCGAGCGGGTCGAAGCGATCCTGCTGATCGTCGACGAGCCACAGAGCCTCGTTGCCCTCGCCGCCGCAGTCGGCTCGCCCGTGCCCGCTGTCAGGAAGGCCGTGGAGACGATCGTCGCGGACTACGACGGCGAGAGTGGCTCGCGCCGCCGCGGCTTCGAGCTGCGCGAGGTCGGCGGGGGCTGGCGCTTCTACGTCCGCGAGGAACACGACGAGCTCGTCGCCGAGTTCGTCAACGGGCAGGCGCCGTCACGGCTCTCGCAGGCAGCGCTCGAGACGCTCGCGGTCATCGCGTACAAGCAGCCCGTGTCGCGCAGTCAGGTGGCATCCATCCGCGCCGTGAACGTCGACTCCGTTGTCCGCACGCTGCTCGCGCGCGGCCTCATCACCGAGGCGTTCACCGACCCCGAAACCGGGGCGATCAACTACCGGACCACCGACGCCCTGCTCGGCCACCTCGGGATCAACTCGCTCGACGAGCTGCCACCGATCTCGCCGCTGCTGGACGACGGCTCGGCCGGATTCGAGGGAGAGGTGCTCCGATGA
- a CDS encoding pseudouridine synthase, translating into MTEPEGVRLQKVLANAGVASRRVCEEYIVQGRVRVNGRVVTELGSRIDPENDLVDVDGTAIQLDTSKRYVVLNKPTGVVSTMKDEQGRPDLRRFTKDWPERLYNVGRLDAETSGLLILTNDGDLAHVLAHPSFGVTKVYIAKVEGRVSPQTIAALTRGVDLEDGPIAADKARLLDSRGDTSLVELTLHSGRNRIVRRMMAAVGHPVIDLVRRQFGPLHLGTLPAGRARELTTVERGALLTLARQADTPPGDPTQEQL; encoded by the coding sequence ATGACCGAGCCCGAAGGTGTCCGTCTGCAGAAGGTGCTCGCGAACGCGGGCGTTGCGTCGCGCCGCGTCTGCGAGGAGTACATCGTCCAGGGCCGCGTGCGCGTCAACGGCCGCGTCGTCACCGAGCTCGGGTCGCGCATCGATCCCGAGAACGACCTCGTCGACGTCGACGGCACCGCGATCCAGCTCGACACGAGCAAGCGGTACGTCGTCCTCAACAAGCCGACCGGCGTCGTCTCGACGATGAAGGATGAGCAGGGTCGACCCGACCTCCGCCGCTTCACGAAAGACTGGCCCGAGCGCCTCTACAACGTCGGTCGATTGGATGCCGAGACGAGTGGCCTTCTCATCCTCACGAACGACGGCGACCTCGCGCACGTCCTCGCGCATCCCTCGTTCGGTGTCACGAAGGTCTACATCGCGAAGGTGGAGGGACGCGTCAGCCCGCAGACGATCGCCGCGCTGACGCGAGGCGTCGACCTCGAGGACGGGCCGATCGCGGCCGACAAGGCGCGTCTGCTCGACTCCCGCGGCGACACGAGCCTCGTCGAGCTGACGCTACACTCGGGGCGCAACCGGATCGTCCGCCGGATGATGGCGGCGGTCGGTCACCCCGTCATCGACCTGGTGCGCCGGCAGTTCGGGCCGCTCCACCTGGGGACGCTCCCAGCGGGCCGGGCGCGCGAGTTGACTACAGTGGAACGTGGCGCGCTGCTGACGTTGGCGCGCCAGGCGGACACTCCGCCCGGGGACCCCACTCAGGAGCAGTTGTGA
- the xerD gene encoding site-specific tyrosine recombinase XerD: protein MNLERAVDAFVRHITIERGLSEHTVAAYRRDLAAYRAWLESHGIRDTGEITPERVAEFAAERAAAEPPPAATSLARLQSSVRSLHRFLAREGIAESDPTGRLRPPKAPMRLPKALSVDDVSRLLDGAGPEPAGAAPGDLVGVRDRALLELLYATGARVSEIVELDVDDLGHGDVLRVRGKGAKERIVPVGSYARAAVDAYLTRVRPELSTRGRATPRAFLGARGAPLSRQSAWLVIQQAAERAGISAHVSPHTLRHSFATHLLQGGADVRVVQELLGHASVATTQIYTHVTVDALRDVYLTSHPRAR from the coding sequence GTGAACCTCGAGCGTGCCGTCGACGCTTTCGTGCGTCACATCACGATCGAGCGCGGCCTGTCCGAGCACACCGTCGCGGCCTATCGACGTGACCTCGCCGCGTACCGCGCGTGGCTCGAATCGCACGGCATCCGCGATACCGGGGAGATCACCCCCGAGCGCGTCGCCGAGTTCGCAGCGGAACGCGCGGCCGCGGAGCCTCCGCCCGCCGCGACGTCGCTCGCGCGTCTGCAGTCGTCGGTCCGAAGCCTCCACCGCTTCCTGGCGCGGGAGGGGATCGCCGAGTCCGACCCCACCGGGCGGCTCCGCCCGCCGAAAGCTCCGATGCGGCTACCCAAGGCACTGTCGGTCGATGACGTCTCGCGATTGCTCGACGGTGCCGGGCCCGAGCCGGCGGGTGCCGCGCCAGGCGATCTCGTCGGCGTCCGAGACCGGGCGCTGCTCGAACTCCTCTACGCGACGGGCGCGCGGGTGAGCGAGATCGTCGAGCTCGACGTCGACGACCTCGGCCACGGCGACGTCCTCCGCGTCCGCGGAAAGGGCGCGAAGGAGCGCATCGTCCCGGTCGGGTCCTACGCACGCGCCGCGGTCGACGCGTACCTGACGAGGGTGCGTCCGGAGCTCTCCACGCGTGGACGCGCGACGCCGCGGGCCTTTCTCGGCGCGCGCGGCGCTCCGCTCTCGCGACAGAGCGCGTGGCTCGTCATCCAGCAGGCCGCGGAGCGTGCCGGGATCTCCGCGCACGTTTCGCCGCACACGCTGCGTCACTCGTTCGCGACCCACCTTCTCCAGGGCGGCGCCGATGTCCGCGTCGTCCAGGAGCTGCTCGGACACGCGTCAGTCGCGACGACGCAGATCTACACGCACGTCACCGTGGACGCGCTCCGCGACGTCTACCTCACGTCGCACCCGCGGGCGCGCTGA
- a CDS encoding TetR/AcrR family transcriptional regulator, whose product MHSSVHVNDETSRRPSARGLLAVCKKLSTLIHVNGLCQPSELGRASGVGEMEPRREQNMRLKRERIFRVASDFLRARGFSAVTTQEVSAAAGVAAGTLFRYAATKSELLLMVYNEALRSSIADGAARAALMADPADAVFTRLRPLVAAAAREPENSAAYQRELLFGPHEAKFRAEGMALILALEASLSDTLRRAAPTLSDGEARVAGSALFAVTHLAIARMTASGIPEADAIDDLRRQVTHIVTGALQHTPAARSAAREEMKETEQ is encoded by the coding sequence TTGCACAGCTCTGTGCACGTTAACGACGAAACGTCTCGCCGACCATCCGCGCGGGGCCTCCTTGCCGTGTGCAAAAAACTGAGTACGCTCATTCATGTGAACGGGTTGTGCCAGCCGTCAGAGCTTGGACGGGCTTCGGGCGTCGGGGAGATGGAACCCCGCCGCGAGCAGAACATGCGACTCAAGCGGGAGCGGATCTTTCGCGTCGCGTCTGATTTCTTGCGCGCGCGGGGATTCTCCGCGGTGACGACGCAGGAGGTGTCCGCGGCGGCCGGAGTCGCGGCGGGCACACTCTTCCGCTACGCCGCGACGAAGAGTGAGTTGCTGCTCATGGTCTACAACGAGGCACTCCGGTCGTCGATAGCTGACGGCGCCGCGCGTGCGGCGTTGATGGCGGATCCTGCCGACGCGGTATTCACTCGCCTGCGCCCGCTCGTCGCCGCCGCTGCCCGAGAGCCGGAGAACAGTGCTGCGTACCAGCGCGAGCTGCTGTTCGGCCCTCATGAGGCGAAGTTCCGGGCCGAGGGCATGGCTTTGATCCTCGCGCTCGAGGCATCGCTGTCTGACACGTTGCGCCGTGCCGCGCCGACCCTCAGCGACGGGGAGGCACGGGTCGCAGGGTCGGCGCTGTTCGCCGTCACTCACCTCGCGATCGCCCGGATGACGGCTTCCGGCATCCCCGAGGCTGACGCGATCGACGACCTCAGACGTCAGGTCACCCACATCGTGACCGGCGCGCTGCAACACACCCCGGCGGCCCGATCGGCCGCGCGAGAAGAAATGAAGGAGACAGAACAATGA
- a CDS encoding prephenate dehydrogenase: MTDATDARSRAVRTSGTVRIVGAGLLGSSIGHALTALGVDVVLADASPAQLRLAVDYGAGRLPAETDAPGLVVVAVPPDVTADVIARELAAYPDAVVTDVASVKLEPLQELRSRGVDLTRYIGSHPMAGRERGGAISARADIFLGRPWVICRDEETSARDLTVVEGLALDLGATPIEMTPVEHDRSVALVSHVPQLVASLLAGRFVGAQEGALRLAGQGVRDTTRIAASAPELWVQILGANAQPVVDVLDALADDLRSVSSALRAPDRPGSRRAVADTIRRGNEGVERLPGKHGQNRRFETVVVIVDDTPGQLGRLFGDLGELEVNVEDFRLEHSPGALFGLGEISVVPSAATVATEGLMSRGWKIASLND, translated from the coding sequence GTGACCGACGCGACAGACGCGCGCTCCCGCGCCGTCCGAACGAGCGGCACGGTCCGCATCGTCGGCGCCGGTCTGCTGGGATCGAGCATCGGCCACGCCCTCACCGCCCTCGGCGTCGACGTGGTGCTGGCCGACGCGTCACCCGCGCAGCTGCGTCTCGCGGTGGACTACGGCGCGGGCAGACTTCCCGCCGAGACCGACGCCCCGGGGCTCGTCGTCGTCGCGGTGCCGCCCGACGTGACCGCCGACGTCATCGCCCGCGAGCTCGCGGCGTACCCCGACGCCGTCGTGACAGACGTCGCGAGCGTCAAGCTCGAGCCGCTGCAGGAACTCCGCTCGCGCGGCGTCGACCTCACGCGGTACATCGGCTCTCACCCCATGGCGGGTCGTGAGCGCGGCGGCGCGATCTCCGCGCGCGCAGACATCTTCCTGGGCCGCCCGTGGGTCATCTGCCGCGACGAGGAGACTTCCGCGCGCGATCTCACCGTCGTCGAGGGACTCGCACTCGACCTGGGCGCCACTCCCATCGAGATGACACCCGTCGAACACGACCGGTCGGTCGCGCTCGTTTCGCACGTCCCGCAGCTGGTTGCATCGCTCCTGGCGGGCCGGTTCGTCGGTGCGCAGGAGGGTGCGTTGCGCCTCGCCGGTCAGGGCGTCCGCGACACGACGCGCATCGCGGCATCCGCCCCCGAGCTGTGGGTGCAGATCCTCGGCGCCAACGCGCAGCCCGTCGTCGACGTGCTGGACGCGCTGGCCGACGACCTGCGGTCGGTGTCGTCCGCGCTTCGTGCCCCCGACCGCCCGGGCTCGCGTCGCGCGGTCGCCGACACGATCCGGCGCGGCAACGAGGGCGTGGAGCGGCTGCCGGGCAAGCACGGTCAGAACCGCCGGTTCGAGACGGTCGTGGTGATCGTCGACGACACGCCGGGACAGCTGGGACGCCTGTTCGGCGACCTCGGCGAGCTGGAGGTCAACGTCGAGGACTTCCGCCTGGAGCACTCCCCGGGTGCCTTGTTCGGTCTCGGCGAGATCAGCGTCGTGCCCTCGGCCGCCACGGTCGCGACCGAAGGCCTCATGAGCCGTGGATGGAAGATTGCGAGCCTCAATGACTGA
- a CDS encoding RNA-binding S4 domain-containing protein: MPDAVRADSWLWAVRVYKTRSAATTACRAGHVRVNGEKAKAAQQVRVGDDVRIRIAGFDRILVVRQLLTKRVSAPLAAAAADDRTPAREPVAQLAVRDRGAGRPTKRERRDIERLRGR; the protein is encoded by the coding sequence ATGCCGGATGCCGTTCGCGCCGACTCCTGGCTGTGGGCCGTCCGCGTCTACAAGACCCGCTCGGCCGCCACCACGGCGTGCCGAGCCGGTCACGTACGGGTGAACGGGGAGAAGGCGAAAGCCGCCCAGCAGGTCCGCGTCGGCGACGACGTGCGCATTCGGATCGCCGGGTTCGACCGGATCCTCGTGGTGCGTCAGCTCCTCACGAAGCGGGTCAGTGCGCCGCTTGCTGCCGCGGCCGCCGACGACCGCACGCCGGCCCGCGAACCCGTCGCACAGCTGGCCGTTCGCGATCGGGGCGCCGGACGGCCGACCAAACGCGAACGACGCGACATCGAACGTCTCCGCGGCCGCTGA
- a CDS encoding DUF2809 domain-containing protein: MVAVWGGLVALLPRLSPWVVGAVVLAWCVAVESFQLSGWPLRWAGEWPPIVLVFGTVFDPRDLLVYAVTASLVTVVDVVVRRSLNRRQG; encoded by the coding sequence GTGGTCGCGGTCTGGGGCGGCCTCGTCGCGCTGCTGCCGCGGCTGTCGCCGTGGGTGGTGGGCGCCGTCGTCCTGGCGTGGTGCGTCGCGGTCGAAAGCTTTCAGCTCAGCGGCTGGCCGCTGCGGTGGGCGGGGGAGTGGCCGCCGATCGTTCTCGTCTTCGGGACGGTCTTCGATCCGCGGGATCTGCTGGTCTACGCCGTGACGGCGTCGCTGGTCACCGTGGTCGATGTCGTCGTGCGCCGCTCCCTCAACCGCCGTCAGGGATGA
- a CDS encoding AAA family ATPase, with amino-acid sequence MASKRSTAEAEAAVSGDTPIGPTGRPYHGFPTPPKLDGHGPARIISLCNQKGGVGKTTTTINLAAGLASYGRRVLAVDFDPQGALSAGLGIQTHDTPTIYDLLLDPKRDPNEVIVPTAVENLDVIPANIDLSAAEVHLVNEVARETILARVLRKVAGDYDVILVDCQPSLGLLTVNALTASHGVLIPLECEFFALRGVALLIETIDKVRDRLNPSITLDGVLATMYDPRTLHSREVLERVVDAFGDDVLETVIGRTVKFPDASVAGVPITKFAPEHSAAQAYLRLARELVSRGAVA; translated from the coding sequence GTGGCGAGCAAGCGGAGCACGGCGGAAGCCGAAGCGGCGGTGTCCGGCGACACCCCCATCGGCCCGACCGGTCGTCCCTACCACGGGTTCCCCACGCCTCCGAAGCTCGACGGGCACGGCCCGGCACGGATCATCTCGCTGTGCAACCAGAAGGGCGGCGTCGGCAAGACGACGACGACCATCAACCTGGCCGCAGGTCTCGCGTCGTACGGCCGTCGGGTGCTCGCGGTCGACTTCGACCCGCAGGGCGCGCTGTCGGCAGGCCTCGGCATCCAGACGCACGACACCCCGACGATCTACGACCTCCTGCTCGACCCGAAGCGCGACCCGAACGAGGTCATCGTGCCGACGGCGGTGGAGAACCTCGATGTCATCCCGGCCAACATCGATCTCTCCGCGGCGGAGGTCCACCTCGTCAACGAGGTCGCGCGGGAGACCATCCTCGCGCGCGTGCTCCGTAAGGTCGCCGGCGACTACGACGTCATCCTCGTCGACTGCCAGCCCTCGCTGGGCCTCCTCACCGTCAACGCGCTCACCGCGAGCCACGGGGTGCTCATCCCGCTGGAGTGCGAGTTCTTCGCGCTGCGCGGTGTGGCGCTCCTCATCGAGACCATCGACAAGGTCCGCGACCGCCTCAACCCGTCGATCACCCTCGACGGCGTGCTGGCAACAATGTACGACCCGCGCACCCTCCACTCCCGCGAGGTGCTCGAGCGGGTCGTCGACGCCTTCGGAGACGACGTGCTCGAGACGGTCATCGGGCGCACGGTCAAGTTCCCCGACGCGTCCGTGGCCGGTGTGCCGATCACCAAGTTCGCGCCGGAGCACTCCGCGGCCCAGGCCTACCTGCGGCTGGCCCGGGAGCTGGTGTCCCGTGGCGCCGTCGCCTGA
- a CDS encoding segregation/condensation protein A, which produces MAPSPEDAARELDPAASADATETAPAGDGFRVSLGNFDGPFDLLLTLISKHEMDITEVSLSKVTDEFLAYLRGLSGEADLEQASEFLVVAATLLDMKVAGLLPQGELVDAESVALLEARDLLFARLLQYRAFKEVSAWFSRCLEREGKRHVRAVRLDEKHRRAVPELVWTLTPNDFAAIAMFAFAPKEIPHVGLDHLHAPLVSIREQAAIVVTLLRDAGQLNFRELVAGVDQAGIVVARFIAVLELYRHAALSFEQLEPLGELTLRWTAERWSTENLATLGADYDR; this is translated from the coding sequence GTGGCGCCGTCGCCTGAGGACGCCGCGCGAGAGCTCGACCCGGCGGCATCCGCCGATGCGACCGAGACGGCCCCGGCCGGTGACGGTTTCCGGGTGTCGCTGGGCAACTTCGATGGGCCGTTCGACCTCCTTCTCACGCTCATCTCGAAGCATGAGATGGATATCACCGAGGTGTCGCTCAGCAAAGTCACCGATGAGTTCCTCGCCTACCTTCGCGGGCTCTCGGGTGAGGCCGACCTCGAGCAGGCGTCGGAGTTCCTCGTGGTGGCGGCGACCCTGCTCGACATGAAGGTGGCGGGGCTCCTCCCGCAGGGCGAGCTGGTGGATGCCGAGTCGGTGGCCCTCCTCGAGGCGCGCGACCTCCTGTTCGCCCGACTGCTGCAGTATCGCGCGTTCAAGGAGGTCTCGGCGTGGTTCTCGCGGTGCCTCGAACGGGAAGGCAAGCGCCATGTCCGCGCCGTTCGCCTCGACGAGAAGCACCGCCGCGCCGTCCCGGAGCTGGTGTGGACCCTCACGCCGAATGATTTCGCCGCCATCGCGATGTTCGCCTTCGCGCCGAAGGAGATCCCGCACGTCGGCCTCGACCATCTGCACGCGCCGCTCGTCTCGATCCGAGAGCAGGCCGCGATCGTGGTCACCCTGCTTCGGGATGCCGGGCAGTTGAACTTCCGCGAGCTCGTCGCGGGCGTCGACCAGGCCGGCATCGTCGTCGCCCGATTCATCGCCGTGCTCGAGCTCTACCGCCACGCCGCCCTCTCGTTCGAGCAGCTCGAACCGCTGGGTGAGCTCACGCTCCGGTGGACCGCCGAACGCTGGTCGACCGAGAACCTCGCCACGTTGGGAGCCGACTATGACCGATGA
- a CDS encoding NUDIX domain-containing protein — protein sequence MTIHPPAPGEPRRPAGPRDPGDAWVVAPTGEKYWGRFGAAGLLAHDPERGVLLQHRVSWSHFGGTWGIPGGARHEGESAAAAAIRESQEEAGVPDGVLAPLFTSVLNLGIWSYSTLVATVTTPFEPVIADPESNALEWVPVDRVDELPLHPGFAASWPALREALSTRVTIIVDAANVIGSVPDGWWRDRPGAAERLLDRLDAVIDAGLPADELSLPGTTWHPVVVAVLEGDARSAADAHRRVEVVRAEGSGDDALVAEAETRVARGEQVILVTSDRGLADRVDAVGAAVRPVSWLRDRL from the coding sequence GTGACCATCCACCCTCCCGCTCCCGGTGAGCCGCGGCGTCCGGCCGGCCCCCGCGATCCCGGCGATGCGTGGGTCGTCGCGCCCACTGGGGAGAAGTACTGGGGCCGTTTCGGCGCTGCAGGGCTGCTCGCGCACGATCCCGAGCGGGGTGTGCTGCTGCAGCATCGGGTGTCGTGGAGTCACTTCGGCGGCACCTGGGGGATCCCCGGCGGCGCACGCCACGAGGGTGAGTCCGCTGCCGCCGCCGCCATCCGCGAGTCGCAGGAGGAGGCCGGCGTGCCCGACGGCGTGCTCGCGCCCCTGTTCACGAGCGTGCTCAACCTCGGCATCTGGTCGTACTCGACGCTGGTGGCGACCGTCACGACCCCGTTCGAGCCGGTCATCGCCGACCCCGAGAGCAACGCGCTCGAGTGGGTGCCGGTGGACCGCGTCGATGAGCTTCCGCTCCATCCCGGCTTCGCGGCCTCTTGGCCAGCGCTGCGCGAGGCGCTGTCCACCCGAGTCACGATCATCGTCGATGCTGCGAACGTCATCGGATCCGTGCCCGACGGCTGGTGGCGGGATCGTCCAGGCGCTGCGGAGCGGCTGCTCGACCGGCTCGATGCGGTCATCGATGCCGGACTGCCCGCCGACGAGTTGTCCCTCCCGGGGACCACGTGGCACCCGGTCGTCGTCGCCGTGCTCGAGGGCGACGCGCGCAGCGCGGCCGACGCTCATCGCCGTGTCGAAGTCGTCCGGGCCGAGGGTTCGGGTGACGATGCGCTCGTCGCCGAGGCGGAAACGCGTGTCGCGCGCGGCGAACAGGTGATCCTGGTCACGAGCGATCGTGGTCTCGCGGACCGTGTCGACGCCGTCGGGGCCGCCGTCCGTCCGGTGTCGTGGCTGCGTGACCGACTCTGA
- a CDS encoding 3-hydroxyacyl-CoA dehydrogenase → MSNITHVTVLGTGVLGSQIAFQTAFSGFQVTAYDISDDVIAAAEARFDALVTAYKEDGVAGASEGKADEALSRIRFSSDLAEAVADADLVIEAIPEVLSIKQDTYRKLGELAPEKTIFATNSSTLLPSDLKDSTGRPAKFLALHFANRVWKFNTAEVMGTADTDPAVFDEVVAFAGDIGMVPIPVHKEKSGYVLNSLLVPFLNAGFTLAAGGFAEPKDIDNVWRIGTGAPMGPFQITDIIGLTTPYNILAHGGEKDQTLAAWLKSEYIDHGKLGVATGEGFYTYN, encoded by the coding sequence ATGAGCAACATCACACACGTGACCGTCCTGGGGACAGGGGTCCTCGGCAGCCAGATCGCATTTCAGACCGCCTTCAGCGGCTTCCAGGTCACCGCATATGACATCAGCGACGACGTAATCGCGGCAGCCGAGGCGCGTTTCGATGCTCTCGTCACCGCCTACAAGGAGGACGGAGTCGCAGGAGCGTCCGAGGGAAAGGCCGACGAGGCGCTGAGCCGCATCCGATTCTCCTCCGACCTCGCCGAGGCTGTCGCGGACGCGGATCTGGTCATCGAGGCGATCCCCGAGGTGCTTTCCATCAAGCAGGACACCTACCGCAAGCTCGGAGAGCTCGCACCTGAGAAGACCATCTTCGCGACCAACTCGTCGACACTCCTGCCCAGCGACCTCAAAGACTCCACCGGACGCCCCGCCAAGTTCCTCGCGCTGCACTTCGCGAACCGGGTCTGGAAGTTCAATACCGCCGAGGTGATGGGCACCGCCGACACCGATCCGGCCGTCTTCGACGAGGTCGTGGCCTTCGCAGGCGACATCGGCATGGTTCCGATTCCCGTGCACAAGGAGAAGTCCGGCTATGTGCTCAACTCGCTGCTGGTGCCGTTCCTCAACGCCGGGTTCACACTCGCCGCGGGCGGATTCGCCGAACCAAAAGACATCGACAACGTGTGGCGGATCGGCACGGGAGCGCCGATGGGTCCCTTCCAGATCACCGACATCATCGGCCTGACCACGCCGTACAACATCCTCGCCCACGGCGGAGAGAAGGATCAGACGCTCGCGGCCTGGCTCAAGAGCGAGTACATCGACCACGGCAAGCTCGGCGTCGCCACCGGCGAGGGCTTCTACACCTACAACTGA
- the cmk gene encoding (d)CMP kinase — MTDTVTIAVDGPAGSGKSSVSKEVARRLGFGYLDTGAAYRALAWHVLEHHADTSDAAAVVDAAGDFDYAISLDPDEYWVRVGETSVTEAIREPRVSSAVSGVARVPVIREHVNTMFRRLVADSGLPGVIVEGRDITTVVAPDAPVRILLTAAPDVRAARRSAELTTQDAAAVAAALHKRDASDSQVVDFLTAAPGVTVVDSTDLDFAQTVDAVLDVIRSGTGGSR, encoded by the coding sequence ATGACTGACACCGTGACGATCGCCGTCGACGGCCCGGCCGGCAGCGGCAAGTCCAGCGTCTCGAAAGAGGTCGCGCGCCGGCTCGGGTTCGGATACCTCGACACCGGTGCCGCCTACCGTGCGCTCGCCTGGCACGTGCTGGAGCATCACGCCGACACCTCCGACGCCGCCGCCGTCGTCGATGCCGCCGGCGACTTCGACTACGCCATCTCGCTCGACCCCGACGAGTACTGGGTCCGGGTGGGGGAGACCTCGGTCACCGAGGCGATCCGCGAGCCGCGTGTGAGTTCGGCCGTCAGCGGCGTCGCGCGCGTCCCCGTGATCCGCGAGCACGTGAACACCATGTTCCGGCGGCTGGTGGCCGACTCGGGGCTGCCGGGCGTCATCGTCGAAGGGCGCGATATCACCACCGTCGTCGCCCCCGACGCACCTGTGCGCATCCTGCTCACGGCGGCGCCGGACGTGCGCGCTGCCCGACGGAGCGCAGAATTGACCACACAGGATGCCGCGGCCGTCGCCGCCGCGCTGCACAAGCGCGATGCATCCGACTCCCAGGTCGTCGACTTCCTCACCGCCGCCCCCGGCGTGACGGTCGTCGACTCGACCGACCTGGATTTCGCACAGACCGTCGATGCCGTCCTGGACGTCATCCGGTCGGGAACGGGAGGCTCACGATGA